Part of the Verrucomicrobiota bacterium genome is shown below.
CCGCTTCCCGTTTCGCGACCTCCACCTTGACCTGGGCGTCGAACTTCGGGTATTTGGCGCGCAATTCGTCGAATCGATCCTTGGAAAGTTCATAAACCTCGCAGTAATCCTCCGCACGCACACTGGCGTTGCGAGGGCCCCCGCTGATGAGTGACATCTCCCCCACATGGTTGCCGGCCACCAGCACCGCCACCACCGTTTTGTCGTCATTGACGAGCACGCTCACATGTCCGGAGTTGATGAAGTACATGCAATCCCCGTATTCGCCCTTGCGCATGATGAAATCGCCTGGGAGGAACGGGTGCTGCCGGAGTTTGGTGATGATCTCACGGATGAAAATCTCGTCCGCATCCCTCAAGAACGGCACTTTGGTGAGGATGCCCCGATTGAGGTATAACTGCACCTCCAGGGACAGCGACACGGGCAGTTTGTCGAGCGTGGATTCTTCGCCTGTGGATTGATGAGTTTCCCACATACAATCGTAGTAACAATCCAGTAAAATGGATCGAACCAGTAGCTGAACCGGTACTGTTCGGGATGGAAAACAAGTCGATACGGGATGACGATAGCCGACAGGATCACCAGCAGGCTGATGAAAGTATCCCACGCCACT
Proteins encoded:
- a CDS encoding cyclic nucleotide-binding domain-containing protein — protein: MWETHQSTGEESTLDKLPVSLSLEVQLYLNRGILTKVPFLRDADEIFIREIITKLRQHPFLPGDFIMRKGEYGDCMYFINSGHVSVLVNDDKTVVAVLVAGNHVGEMSLISGGPRNASVRAEDYCEVYELSKDRFDELRAKYPKFDAQVKVEVAKREAANKRKDE